The Litorilinea aerophila genome contains a region encoding:
- a CDS encoding oxidoreductase — MHIRRVAMLRTAEDFRAHTESLGIHLPFDEELHHGPDAPLAQPYSLGQVTIGNRFAILPMEGWDGTTDGRPTDLVRRRWQRFGLSGAKLIWGGEAVAVRHDGRANPNQLMITDDTVEELAALRALLVETHEEHHGRSDDLLVGLQLTHSGRFARPNEKTRLEPKILYHHPLLDPKFNLPPETPLMTDEEIERLVEDFIHAAELAQQAGFAFVDIKHCHGYLGHEFLSAIDRNGKYGGSFENRTRFLREVVAGIRAKAPGLGIGVRLSAFDFLPFQPSEDEDRHGVPMTPPNGRYPYGFGSDDTGLQIDLSEPVQFLDLLQELDIQLVCITAGSPYYNPHIQRPALFPPSDGYQPPEDPLVGVARQINVVAQLKQLRPNLAFVGSGYSYLQEWLPNVAQHVVRTGMTDFVGLGRMVLTYPEMAQDVLAGRPLQRKRICRTFSDCTTAPRNGMVSGCYPLDPFYKSRPEFQRLTEVKKTL; from the coding sequence ATGCACATTCGACGAGTTGCCATGTTGCGGACGGCCGAGGACTTCCGGGCTCACACCGAATCCCTCGGCATCCACCTTCCCTTCGACGAAGAGCTTCACCACGGCCCGGACGCGCCCCTGGCCCAGCCCTACTCCCTGGGCCAGGTGACCATCGGCAATCGCTTCGCCATCCTGCCCATGGAGGGGTGGGATGGCACCACCGACGGCCGGCCCACCGACCTGGTGCGGCGGCGCTGGCAGCGCTTCGGCCTGAGCGGCGCCAAGCTGATCTGGGGTGGCGAGGCGGTGGCCGTCCGCCACGATGGCCGGGCCAACCCCAACCAGCTCATGATCACCGACGACACGGTGGAGGAGCTGGCTGCCCTGCGGGCCCTGTTGGTGGAGACCCACGAGGAGCACCACGGCCGCAGCGACGATCTGCTGGTGGGGCTGCAGTTGACCCACTCCGGCCGTTTTGCCCGGCCCAACGAGAAGACCCGGCTGGAGCCCAAGATTCTCTACCACCACCCCCTGCTGGATCCCAAGTTCAACCTGCCGCCCGAGACGCCGCTGATGACCGATGAGGAGATCGAGCGGCTGGTGGAAGACTTCATCCACGCCGCAGAATTGGCCCAACAGGCCGGTTTTGCCTTCGTGGACATCAAGCACTGCCACGGCTACCTGGGCCACGAATTCCTCAGCGCCATCGACCGCAACGGCAAGTACGGGGGCAGCTTTGAAAACCGCACCCGCTTCCTGCGGGAAGTGGTGGCCGGGATTCGGGCCAAGGCGCCGGGCCTGGGCATCGGCGTACGGCTCAGCGCCTTCGACTTCCTGCCCTTCCAGCCCAGCGAAGATGAGGATCGCCACGGCGTGCCCATGACACCCCCGAATGGTCGCTACCCCTATGGCTTCGGCAGCGACGACACGGGCCTGCAGATCGACCTGAGCGAACCGGTCCAGTTCCTGGATCTGCTGCAGGAGCTGGACATCCAGCTGGTCTGCATCACCGCGGGCAGCCCGTACTACAATCCCCACATCCAGCGGCCGGCCCTCTTCCCGCCGTCAGATGGCTATCAGCCGCCCGAAGATCCCCTGGTGGGGGTGGCCCGGCAGATCAACGTGGTGGCCCAACTGAAGCAGCTGCGGCCAAACCTGGCCTTCGTGGGCAGCGGCTACTCCTACCTGCAGGAATGGCTGCCCAACGTGGCCCAACACGTGGTGCGCACCGGCATGACCGACTTCGTGGGGTTGGGGCGCATGGTGCTGACCTATCCGGAGATGGCCCAGGACGTGCTGGCCGGACGGCCGCTGCAGCGCAAGCGCATCTGCCGCACCTTCAGCGACTGCACCACGGCCCCCCGCAACGGCATGGTCTCGGGCTGCTACCCACTGGATCCGTTCTATAAGTCCCGGCCGGAATTCCAGCGATTGACGGAGGTAAAGAAAACATTGTAA